In one Paraburkholderia megapolitana genomic region, the following are encoded:
- a CDS encoding MarR family winged helix-turn-helix transcriptional regulator, whose product MNRPLSYDECNCFALRQAARFVTQIYERHMAQVGVTAAQFTILAKLARTPDLTMMDLADSMVMDRTTLVRALKPMQRDGWVVAEASEHDGRTYLFNLSKSGEQVFDQAAIAWREAQDEFESKFGKARAKALRSELFDVTAEG is encoded by the coding sequence ATGAATCGACCTCTTTCCTACGATGAGTGCAACTGCTTCGCGCTGCGCCAAGCGGCGCGTTTCGTTACGCAGATCTACGAGCGCCATATGGCGCAGGTGGGCGTGACGGCGGCGCAGTTCACGATTCTGGCCAAGCTGGCCCGCACACCGGATCTGACGATGATGGATCTGGCGGACTCAATGGTGATGGACCGCACGACACTCGTGCGCGCGCTCAAGCCGATGCAACGCGACGGGTGGGTCGTCGCCGAAGCATCGGAACACGACGGCCGGACGTATCTGTTCAATCTGTCGAAAAGCGGCGAGCAGGTCTTCGATCAGGCCGCTATTGCATGGCGCGAGGCGCAGGACGAGTTCGAGAGCAAGTTCGGCAAGGCGCGGGCCAAGGCACTGCGCAGTGAACTGTTCGACGTTACGGCAGAAGGATGA
- a CDS encoding phasin family protein, whose amino-acid sequence MEQPNPANPFGDVFKLLEQFKLPGFDVPAIMEARRKDVEALVTANQTALQGMQSLAQKQAEMLRSTLGELQSLATKVSAAGATPSAQTAELVQQSLHKALADMQQLAQAAYKSQAESYAVIAKRVEENVEELKTLLQQKK is encoded by the coding sequence ATGGAACAACCGAACCCGGCCAATCCGTTTGGAGACGTCTTCAAGCTGCTCGAGCAGTTCAAGCTGCCGGGCTTCGATGTGCCCGCCATCATGGAGGCGCGCCGCAAGGACGTCGAAGCGCTGGTGACGGCCAATCAGACTGCGCTGCAAGGCATGCAGTCGCTGGCACAGAAACAGGCCGAGATGTTGCGCAGCACGCTGGGCGAACTGCAATCGCTCGCGACCAAGGTGTCCGCTGCAGGCGCCACGCCCTCGGCGCAGACCGCCGAACTCGTCCAGCAGTCGCTGCACAAGGCACTCGCCGACATGCAGCAGCTCGCGCAGGCGGCTTACAAGTCGCAGGCGGAGTCGTATGCGGTGATCGCGAAGCGCGTCGAGGAAAACGTCGAGGAATTGAAGACACTCCTGCAGCAGAAGAAGTAG